One Pseudomonas sp. C27(2019) DNA window includes the following coding sequences:
- a CDS encoding response regulator yields the protein MNPTRLAISLIISLLLGALFLLISVPRYYGAMFSLENTALLSASQLPVLGLSLNTVHPLLIGMLLGCSVGAALFNLLRFVFTRYRGNLLFSIALSFLLLFIFFLANNHAPDLCLNIKLSSDLNYLPALLAILFFHALCLNCIPRTPAFKKLTKQLIRHMGLLGFSGIALLVLAPAYAHILSYFLLISSTVLLLGGTLMLWQHGYAPARTFFIGLSICFLPLIAVWPALINEAFLSADIAIICVLISLPLSATILSIGLSQNHRYQIAKNSSALQQHTAEQAEKRAKSELLAKISHEIRTPLSGVLGMTTLLLDTPLSSKQRDYAQTIQSAGNELLGLINEILDISRLESNDIVLNHTQFNPAGLLQECTQAFYSSAHEQQVELTVFLQPQVPETLLGDPARLRQVLFSILKNAFQRTHNGEIILSAAVEQDEDQALFVLTVQDTGTPLSDAERHILSTAQLHSKDLLSASFIGGNLGIIIARQLVSLMQGSLSIQRSAQGTLFTVSIALKSQHRPAAHVEPDLALRQKHILIIDSNALSQKVLAQQCSAWGMLVSTRSSPADAIAFLRNKALQGQRFATILISDTTHKASAIPFAVRIQEDPLLAAGCTLIMLTSSSHIDSIAARNAGISHVLIKPVSSSTLKTTLINAVQHSMNHNHVAHSMSAKRVLVAEDDAISVKVISGLLNKLGVSVDVAANGQIALDKLEQQHYDWVLMDCEMPVMDGFTAAQKRREYEAAHDLPAVPIIALSAHVLEEHQLRAKQSGMNGHLAKPIELAKLQAILSNHVNN from the coding sequence GTGAACCCGACTCGCCTGGCCATCAGTCTAATCATCAGCTTACTGTTAGGTGCTCTGTTTCTACTTATCAGCGTACCACGCTACTATGGCGCAATGTTTTCCTTAGAAAACACGGCACTTCTAAGCGCCTCCCAGCTGCCTGTGCTTGGCTTAAGTTTAAATACAGTGCATCCGCTACTGATTGGTATGTTGCTGGGCTGCAGTGTCGGTGCAGCGCTCTTCAATCTGCTGCGCTTTGTATTCACCCGTTATCGCGGCAACCTATTATTTAGCATAGCGCTAAGCTTTTTATTACTCTTTATTTTCTTTTTAGCCAATAACCATGCACCTGATCTCTGTTTAAACATAAAGTTAAGCAGTGACCTAAACTACCTTCCTGCTCTGCTCGCAATTTTATTTTTTCACGCGCTATGCTTAAACTGCATCCCGCGCACGCCAGCATTTAAAAAACTGACTAAGCAACTGATTAGACACATGGGCCTGCTAGGCTTTAGCGGCATTGCCTTATTAGTCCTTGCCCCTGCTTACGCACACATACTCAGCTATTTTTTATTAATCAGCTCAACAGTGCTATTACTCGGTGGCACGCTGATGCTTTGGCAGCATGGCTACGCACCTGCACGCACGTTTTTTATTGGTTTAAGTATATGTTTTTTGCCGCTCATTGCAGTGTGGCCAGCACTAATAAATGAGGCTTTTCTTTCAGCAGATATTGCAATCATTTGCGTGTTAATCAGTCTACCGCTCAGTGCCACTATTCTTAGTATTGGCCTGAGCCAAAACCACCGCTACCAGATTGCTAAAAACAGCAGCGCATTACAGCAGCATACCGCTGAGCAAGCAGAGAAACGCGCCAAATCTGAGCTACTAGCAAAGATCAGTCATGAAATTCGCACGCCTTTAAGCGGTGTATTGGGCATGACAACTCTGCTGCTGGACACACCACTCTCTAGTAAGCAGCGTGATTATGCACAAACCATTCAAAGCGCCGGTAACGAGCTGCTCGGTTTGATTAACGAGATATTAGATATTTCGCGCTTAGAGTCTAACGACATTGTGCTCAACCACACTCAATTCAATCCTGCGGGTTTGCTGCAAGAGTGCACACAAGCATTTTACAGCAGTGCTCATGAACAGCAGGTTGAATTAACTGTTTTTTTACAACCACAGGTGCCCGAAACCTTACTGGGTGATCCAGCGCGCTTACGCCAAGTATTGTTCAGCATCCTAAAAAACGCCTTTCAACGCACCCATAACGGCGAGATCATCCTCAGTGCCGCAGTCGAGCAAGACGAGGATCAAGCGCTGTTTGTATTAACGGTGCAAGATACTGGAACACCTTTAAGTGATGCAGAGCGGCACATTCTCAGCACCGCACAACTGCATAGCAAAGATCTGCTTAGCGCATCGTTTATTGGCGGTAACCTGGGCATTATCATTGCTCGCCAATTAGTGAGTTTGATGCAGGGCAGCCTTAGCATACAGCGCAGTGCGCAAGGCACCTTATTTACCGTCAGCATCGCCCTCAAATCACAGCACCGCCCTGCTGCTCACGTCGAGCCTGATTTGGCTTTACGACAAAAACACATTTTAATTATTGACAGCAATGCACTTTCGCAAAAAGTTTTGGCTCAACAATGCAGCGCCTGGGGAATGCTGGTCAGCACACGCTCTTCACCTGCTGATGCGATCGCTTTTTTACGTAATAAAGCACTACAAGGCCAACGCTTTGCAACCATTTTAATCAGTGATACCACCCATAAAGCCAGCGCTATACCTTTTGCCGTACGCATCCAAGAAGACCCACTGCTAGCGGCAGGCTGCACTTTAATCATGCTCACCAGCAGCAGTCATATCGACTCAATTGCTGCACGCAATGCTGGCATCAGTCATGTACTGATAAAACCCGTCAGCAGTTCAACTTTAAAAACCACGCTGATTAATGCCGTACAGCACAGCATGAATCATAATCATGTTGCGCACAGCATGAGCGCAAAGCGCGTGCTGGTTGCAGAAGATGATGCGATTTCGGTTAAAGTCATCAGCGGCTTATTGAATAAACTCGGCGTCAGCGTTGATGTCGCTGCTAACGGCCAAATAGCGTTAGATAAACTAGAACAACAGCACTACGACTGGGTATTAATGGATTGTGAAATGCCAGTGATGGATGGCTTTACTGCTGCGCAAAAACGCCGAGAATATGAAGCAGCGCACGACCTACCAGCGGTGCCCATTATTGCCTTGTCGGCGCACGTCCTAGAAGAACACCAGTTGCGCGCTAAGCAGTCAGGAATGAATGGACATTTAGCCAAGCCCATTGAGCTGGCTAAACTGCAAGCTATTCTTAGTAACCACGTAAACAACTAA
- a CDS encoding tRNA-uridine aminocarboxypropyltransferase: MPHAVSRLRDQRLARSEKPFLARGALLVRCPRCRVSVTYCMCAWQPNVSANSAVCLLMYDAEPLKPTNTGWLIADVVPDTFAFSWSRTEVDERILTLLADPQWQPYVVFPGEYVPAQRVVHDVAHAQLKIAAKRPLFVVLDGTWTEARKMYRKSAYLAHLPVLSLQPEAISRYRLRRSTREEHLCTAEVTALCLQLADDHAAAEALEQWFARFSRHYLASRKPPSASEKEALRAGTAL, encoded by the coding sequence ATGCCGCACGCAGTATCGCGTTTGCGTGATCAGCGCCTAGCGCGCAGTGAAAAACCTTTCTTAGCGCGTGGCGCGCTGCTAGTCCGCTGCCCACGTTGTCGAGTATCCGTGACGTATTGCATGTGTGCTTGGCAGCCAAACGTCAGTGCAAACAGTGCGGTGTGTTTGTTGATGTACGATGCAGAGCCGCTCAAGCCGACCAATACCGGCTGGCTGATTGCTGACGTTGTGCCTGATACTTTTGCCTTCAGCTGGTCGCGCACTGAAGTTGATGAGCGTATCCTCACGCTGCTGGCTGACCCGCAATGGCAGCCCTATGTGGTCTTTCCTGGCGAGTATGTACCGGCGCAGCGGGTGGTGCATGATGTGGCACATGCGCAGCTTAAAATAGCAGCTAAGCGTCCACTTTTTGTTGTACTCGATGGAACCTGGACGGAAGCGCGTAAAATGTATCGTAAATCCGCTTACCTGGCGCATTTGCCGGTACTGAGTTTGCAGCCAGAGGCTATTTCCCGCTACCGCTTACGCCGTTCAACCCGTGAAGAGCATCTGTGCACCGCAGAAGTGACTGCGCTGTGTCTGCAGTTAGCCGATGACCATGCCGCTGCAGAAGCTCTTGAGCAATGGTTTGCGCGCTTTAGTCGGCATTATTTAGCCAGTCGTAAACCACCATCTGCGTCCGAGAAAGAAGCCCTGCGCGCGGGGACCGCTTTATAA
- a CDS encoding acyl-CoA dehydrogenase has translation MLWSTLLGPLPRLAHTQAGPWFAELSEHATQASSCELAMLGGRLAATPGLAFLAGYQAALRALVPLAPQGIGAFCVTEQRSNKPADIHTRLVDGQITGHKDFVIAGSAAQWLIVLARNDLAEQAPCLSAVLVSTDNPNITLQTGPALAMLPDISHGSVQFRQVHCQVLSGDGWDDYSKPFRSLEDGHVLAALCAWLYGQSLLDQWPQELQLQLIAVLAGLKETLAQPNKDVTSHLLLAAQLAQFSGLQTQVNHALSTHSSQSTAQAWKRDKAILTIASSARARRLALALDALGLT, from the coding sequence ATGCTCTGGTCTACCCTACTCGGCCCTTTGCCACGCTTAGCACACACCCAGGCAGGCCCTTGGTTTGCCGAGCTAAGCGAGCACGCTACACAGGCCAGTAGCTGCGAGCTGGCCATGTTAGGGGGCCGATTAGCTGCGACCCCAGGGCTCGCCTTTCTAGCAGGCTATCAAGCTGCATTACGCGCACTGGTACCCCTAGCACCGCAGGGTATCGGCGCATTCTGTGTAACCGAGCAACGTTCCAACAAACCGGCGGATATTCATACGCGTTTAGTCGATGGTCAAATCACTGGACACAAAGATTTCGTGATTGCTGGCAGTGCTGCGCAGTGGTTGATTGTTCTCGCCCGCAATGATCTTGCCGAACAAGCACCCTGTCTCTCAGCTGTTTTAGTATCCACCGACAACCCTAATATTACTCTGCAAACAGGTCCTGCATTAGCTATGCTGCCAGATATTAGCCACGGTTCAGTACAGTTTCGCCAGGTGCACTGTCAAGTCTTAAGCGGTGATGGCTGGGATGATTACAGCAAACCTTTTCGTAGCCTAGAAGATGGCCACGTATTGGCTGCGCTCTGTGCTTGGCTGTATGGACAAAGTCTGCTTGATCAATGGCCACAAGAGCTACAGTTACAGCTGATCGCAGTACTCGCTGGACTTAAAGAAACCTTAGCCCAACCCAATAAAGACGTAACATCGCATCTTTTGCTTGCTGCTCAGTTGGCGCAATTTTCCGGCTTACAAACACAGGTCAATCATGCCCTATCTACTCACTCAAGCCAGTCCACGGCACAGGCATGGAAGCGTGACAAGGCCATTTTAACAATAGCAAGCAGTGCACGCGCACGACGCTTAGCGCTTGCACTGGACGCGCTAGGCTTGACTTAA
- a CDS encoding MBL fold metallo-hydrolase, producing the protein MRRDPIVLFDDGSHQCLMFDDLVTGDGIQSNQFLITDSGQSLLLDPGGDLTYTPLSFELSKRIDMKELTYIFASHQDPDIIAALDKWLLHTKAKVITSTLWARFLPHLTAGYLTANHGISTSERVIALPDKGSVFALGQSKLKAIPAHFLHSVGNFQLYDPLSKILFSGDMGASLLDDAQPVTSFAEHVPSMEDFHRRYMVSKKVTQLWANMVRQMDVEMIVPQHGRPFKGQEMINAFLSWVESFDCGIDLLQQQHYCEPT; encoded by the coding sequence ATGCGTCGCGATCCTATTGTGTTATTTGATGACGGCAGCCATCAATGCTTAATGTTTGATGACTTAGTGACTGGTGATGGCATTCAGTCAAACCAGTTTTTAATCACTGATAGTGGCCAATCATTACTGCTTGATCCCGGTGGCGACCTAACCTATACGCCATTATCTTTCGAGTTATCCAAGCGCATCGACATGAAAGAGTTAACTTACATTTTTGCCTCACACCAAGACCCCGATATTATTGCGGCGCTGGACAAATGGCTGCTGCACACCAAAGCAAAAGTGATCACCTCAACGTTATGGGCACGTTTTTTACCACACCTCACCGCCGGCTACTTAACCGCCAACCATGGCATTTCTACCAGCGAGCGCGTGATTGCGTTGCCCGATAAGGGCTCGGTCTTTGCACTGGGTCAGAGCAAACTAAAGGCGATTCCAGCTCACTTTCTGCATTCAGTTGGCAATTTCCAGCTGTATGACCCGCTCAGTAAAATCTTATTCTCCGGCGACATGGGGGCTTCGTTACTTGATGACGCACAACCAGTCACCAGCTTTGCTGAACACGTCCCGTCTATGGAAGACTTTCACCGTCGCTATATGGTCAGCAAGAAAGTGACACAGCTGTGGGCCAATATGGTGCGACAGATGGATGTTGAAATGATTGTTCCGCAGCACGGCCGTCCCTTCAAAGGCCAAGAAATGATCAATGCCTTTTTAAGCTGGGTAGAAAGCTTTGATTGCGGCATTGATCTATTGCAACAACAGCACTATTGCGAGCCAACATAA
- the clpB gene encoding ATP-dependent chaperone ClpB has translation MRIDRFTSQLQLALSDAQSLAIGHDHASIEPLHLLSALLEQQGGAIRPLLMQVGFDVRSLREALNTGLDRLAKLQHPTGDIAMSQALARLLNQADRLAQQKGDQYISSELVLLAAMDANTELGKILLAQGVSRQSLENAITNLRGGESVDDPNAEQSRQALDRYTIDLTKRAEEGKLDPVIGRDEEIRRTIQVLQRRTKNNPVLIGEPGVGKTAIAEGLAQRIINGEVPDGLKSKRLLSLDMGALIAGAKYRGEFEERLKNLLNELAKQEGQIILFIDELHTMVGAGKGEGAMDAGNMLKPALARGELHCVGATTLDEYRQYIEKDAALERRFQKVQIDEPTEEDTIAILRGLKERYEVHHGISITDGAIIAAAKLSHRYITDRQLPDKAIDLIDEAASMIRMEIDSKPEALDRLERRLIQLKIEREALRKEDDAATKKRLAKLKEDIVELEREYADLEEIWKSEKSEVQGSAQLQQRIEQARQEMELARRKGDLNRTAELQYGVIPDLERSLEMVDQNSKTENQLLRSKVTDEEIADVVSKWTGIPVSKMLEGERDKLLKMEELLHTRVIGQDEAVTAVSNAVRRSRAGLSDPNRPSGSFLFLGPTGVGKTELCKALAEFLFDTEDALVRIDMSEFMEKHSVARLIGAPPGYVGYEEGGYLTEAVRRKPYSVVLMDEVEKAHPDVFNVLLQVLDDGRLTDSQGRTVDFRNTVVVMTSNLGSVQIQELMGDREAQRAAVMDAVGSHFRPEFINRIDELVIFEPLGTEQIAGIAEIQLGRLRQRLAERELRFELTAQALEKLVAEGYDPIYGARPLKRAIQRWIENPLAQQILSGEFEPGTTIQALVEDGEIVFK, from the coding sequence ATGCGTATTGATCGTTTTACCAGCCAGTTACAACTGGCCTTATCTGATGCACAGTCATTGGCGATTGGCCATGACCATGCTTCGATTGAACCTTTGCACTTACTGTCTGCCTTGCTGGAACAGCAAGGTGGAGCCATTCGGCCGCTGTTGATGCAGGTCGGCTTTGATGTGAGAAGCCTGCGTGAGGCGCTGAATACAGGCCTGGATCGTTTGGCTAAATTGCAACATCCCACCGGTGATATTGCTATGTCACAAGCCTTGGCTCGCCTGCTTAACCAAGCTGACCGCTTAGCTCAGCAAAAAGGTGACCAGTATATTTCCAGTGAGCTGGTGCTGCTGGCGGCGATGGATGCCAATACTGAGTTGGGTAAGATACTTTTAGCGCAAGGTGTTAGCCGTCAGTCGCTGGAAAATGCCATCACTAACTTGCGTGGCGGTGAGAGCGTTGATGACCCTAATGCTGAACAGTCCCGCCAAGCGTTGGACAGATATACCATTGACCTCACCAAGCGTGCAGAAGAGGGCAAGCTGGACCCAGTGATTGGTCGTGACGAAGAAATTCGTCGCACTATTCAGGTGCTGCAGCGCCGTACAAAAAACAACCCTGTCTTGATCGGTGAGCCCGGCGTGGGTAAAACCGCAATTGCGGAAGGCTTGGCGCAGCGCATTATTAACGGCGAAGTGCCCGATGGTCTAAAAAGTAAACGCCTGCTGTCGCTGGATATGGGCGCTTTGATAGCGGGGGCTAAATACCGCGGTGAATTTGAAGAGCGCCTGAAAAATTTATTAAATGAATTGGCCAAGCAAGAAGGTCAAATCATTTTGTTTATTGATGAATTGCACACCATGGTTGGTGCTGGTAAGGGCGAGGGCGCAATGGATGCCGGTAATATGCTCAAACCTGCGCTGGCACGTGGTGAGTTGCACTGTGTCGGCGCAACAACGCTGGACGAGTACCGTCAGTACATTGAAAAGGATGCAGCTCTTGAGCGCCGTTTCCAGAAAGTGCAGATTGATGAGCCCACTGAAGAAGACACCATTGCTATTTTGCGTGGACTCAAAGAACGCTATGAAGTGCACCACGGTATCAGCATCACCGATGGTGCAATTATCGCTGCGGCCAAACTCTCACACCGCTACATTACAGATCGTCAGCTGCCGGACAAAGCCATCGACTTAATTGACGAAGCCGCCAGTATGATCCGTATGGAAATTGACTCTAAGCCAGAAGCTTTAGATCGCTTGGAGCGTCGCTTGATTCAGCTAAAAATTGAGCGTGAAGCACTGCGTAAAGAGGATGATGCAGCAACCAAGAAACGTTTAGCCAAACTAAAAGAGGACATTGTTGAACTGGAGCGCGAGTACGCTGATTTAGAAGAAATCTGGAAGTCAGAAAAATCTGAAGTGCAGGGCTCTGCGCAATTGCAGCAAAGAATTGAACAAGCGCGCCAAGAAATGGAGCTGGCGCGTCGCAAAGGTGACCTCAATCGTACGGCTGAACTGCAATATGGTGTGATCCCAGACTTGGAACGCAGCTTGGAAATGGTTGATCAAAACAGCAAAACAGAAAATCAACTGTTACGCAGCAAGGTTACTGATGAAGAAATTGCAGATGTGGTCTCTAAGTGGACTGGTATTCCCGTTTCAAAAATGCTTGAAGGTGAGCGCGACAAACTGCTGAAAATGGAAGAATTGCTGCATACGCGGGTGATTGGCCAAGATGAAGCTGTGACTGCGGTATCCAATGCGGTGCGTCGTTCGCGCGCAGGCTTGTCGGACCCTAATCGTCCAAGCGGCTCGTTTCTCTTCTTAGGCCCGACCGGTGTCGGTAAAACTGAGCTGTGTAAAGCGTTAGCTGAGTTCTTGTTTGATACTGAGGATGCCTTGGTTCGTATTGATATGTCTGAGTTTATGGAGAAGCACTCAGTGGCGCGTTTGATTGGTGCGCCGCCAGGTTATGTCGGTTACGAAGAGGGTGGATATTTAACCGAAGCAGTACGTCGTAAGCCCTATTCTGTGGTGCTGATGGATGAGGTGGAGAAAGCGCATCCCGATGTGTTTAACGTGTTGTTGCAAGTGCTGGATGATGGCCGTTTAACGGATAGTCAAGGCCGTACTGTGGATTTCCGCAACACCGTGGTGGTGATGACCTCAAACTTGGGTTCAGTGCAGATTCAAGAGTTGATGGGTGACCGTGAAGCGCAGCGTGCAGCGGTGATGGATGCGGTAGGCTCGCATTTCCGCCCCGAATTTATTAACCGTATTGACGAGTTGGTGATTTTTGAGCCGCTGGGCACAGAGCAAATTGCCGGTATTGCAGAAATTCAGTTGGGACGTTTGCGCCAGCGCTTAGCTGAGCGTGAGTTGCGCTTTGAGTTGACCGCGCAAGCGTTAGAAAAACTGGTTGCCGAAGGCTATGATCCGATCTACGGAGCGCGTCCATTGAAGCGTGCGATTCAGCGCTGGATTGAAAACCCGCTGGCACAACAAATTCTCTCTGGGGAGTTTGAGCCGGGCACAACGATTCAGGCTTTAGTGGAAGACGGTGAGATTGTCTTTAAATAA
- a CDS encoding IS5 family transposase, whose protein sequence is MSQLTFAEAEYQNKKRKTRREIFLEKMDAIIPWKRLENRAAKHYPKGEMGRPPYPLSVMLRVHCLQLFYNLSDPALEDSLYEIESIRRFAGLRLSDNIPDETTILNFRHFLEKHGLGKLFLKEINKHLQHQGLLFREGTIVDASIISAPSSTKNQSRKRDPEMHSSKKGNQWHFGMKMHIGVDDVTGMIHSVESTAANVHDVTMTASLLHGEEKRVFGDAGYLGVEKRRENKERKNLAWLISARISKRKTMTENEQEIEKMKAKLRAKVEHPFRYIKCVFGYNKVRYKGLDKNHNRLCLLAGLTNLMISRKYLLA, encoded by the coding sequence ATGAGCCAACTGACCTTTGCCGAAGCAGAGTACCAGAACAAAAAGCGTAAGACGCGTCGTGAGATTTTCTTGGAAAAAATGGATGCCATTATTCCTTGGAAGCGCTTGGAGAATCGCGCCGCTAAGCATTACCCAAAAGGTGAAATGGGGCGTCCCCCTTATCCGCTCAGTGTGATGCTGCGTGTGCATTGCTTGCAGTTGTTCTACAACCTTAGCGATCCTGCTCTGGAAGATTCGCTGTATGAAATTGAATCAATACGCCGCTTTGCAGGATTGCGTTTGTCAGACAATATTCCTGATGAAACAACGATTTTAAACTTCCGTCACTTCCTTGAAAAGCATGGGCTGGGCAAGCTATTTCTGAAGGAAATTAACAAGCACTTGCAGCATCAAGGCTTGCTGTTTCGCGAAGGCACCATTGTGGATGCCAGCATTATTTCCGCACCGAGCTCAACGAAAAATCAAAGCCGCAAGCGCGACCCAGAAATGCATTCCAGCAAGAAAGGCAACCAATGGCACTTTGGCATGAAGATGCATATCGGCGTGGATGATGTCACAGGTATGATTCATAGCGTGGAAAGTACGGCTGCCAATGTGCACGACGTAACCATGACTGCAAGCCTTCTACATGGCGAAGAAAAGCGTGTATTTGGTGATGCTGGATACCTAGGTGTTGAAAAACGCAGGGAAAACAAAGAGCGCAAAAATCTTGCCTGGCTGATCAGTGCTCGAATCAGTAAGCGTAAAACCATGACCGAAAATGAGCAGGAAATTGAAAAAATGAAAGCCAAGCTACGCGCTAAAGTTGAGCATCCGTTTCGCTACATCAAGTGCGTATTTGGCTATAACAAAGTCCGTTACAAAGGGCTTGATAAAAACCATAACCGTTTATGCCTGCTAGCAGGACTAACGAACCTCATGATCAGCAGAAAATACTTGCTGGCTTAG
- a CDS encoding DUF4212 domain-containing protein, with protein sequence MTESKEERNKAYWAANLRLILITLCIWATVSYGFGMLLRPYLMGISIGGADLGFWFAQQGSIYTFVCLIFFYAWKMNRLDKKFGLEE encoded by the coding sequence ATGACTGAATCTAAAGAAGAAAGAAACAAAGCATATTGGGCTGCAAACTTGCGGCTGATTCTAATAACCCTATGTATATGGGCTACAGTATCTTATGGCTTCGGAATGCTACTGCGTCCTTATCTGATGGGGATTTCCATTGGCGGGGCAGACTTGGGCTTTTGGTTTGCCCAGCAAGGCTCAATTTATACATTCGTCTGTTTGATCTTTTTCTATGCTTGGAAAATGAACAGACTGGATAAAAAATTCGGCCTGGAGGAGTAA
- a CDS encoding sodium:solute symporter family protein, with amino-acid sequence MSQFLINMLFVAGSFAIYTWIAIWARAKSTREFYIAGGEVHPVLNGMATAADWLSAASFISVAGLISVGYVNSSFILGWTGGYVLLATLLAPYLRRFGKYTVPDFVGSRYDSKAARLVAVVCLIMISLTYVIGQMTGAGVAFARFLEVSSTMGLIISAIVVFFYAVLGGMKGVTYTQVAQYVVLILAFTIPAIYLSLQMTGHFLPQVGFVGEFGNSGTPLLHKLNEVVRDLGFQDYTADVENKWNMFLFTLTLMVGTAGLPHVIIRFFTVPKISDARWSAGWALVFIALFYTTAPPLASMARLNLLESIYPGEGIEEAMVYEDRPVWFEKWETTGLLTFEDKNNDGRVQYYNDKNTQYAETVAVERGWEGNELTINNDILVLALPEIGNMPGWIIGLMAAGGIAAALSTASGLLLAISSAVSHDLIKNTLFPQISDKAEMLAARISMVGAIVIATWLGINPPGFAAQTVALAFGMAASSIFPALIMGIFFKRINAKGAVAGMSTGALFTISYIFMYLGWFFIPGTNNFPNTPEFWIMGISPLSIGCIGALINFIVAISVSYATEEPSEELQKMVESVRYP; translated from the coding sequence ATGAGTCAATTCCTGATCAATATGCTTTTTGTTGCCGGCTCCTTCGCAATCTATACTTGGATTGCGATTTGGGCGCGTGCTAAATCCACCCGCGAATTCTATATCGCTGGCGGTGAAGTACATCCAGTGCTAAACGGCATGGCTACAGCAGCTGACTGGCTGTCAGCTGCATCCTTTATCTCGGTTGCCGGTCTGATTTCAGTCGGTTATGTCAACTCATCCTTTATCCTTGGTTGGACCGGTGGCTATGTCCTCTTAGCAACCTTACTGGCGCCTTACTTACGTCGTTTCGGTAAATACACAGTGCCCGATTTTGTCGGTTCACGTTATGACAGTAAAGCCGCGCGCTTGGTAGCCGTGGTGTGCTTGATTATGATTTCTCTGACCTATGTTATCGGTCAAATGACCGGTGCGGGTGTTGCTTTTGCACGCTTCTTAGAAGTCAGCAGCACCATGGGCCTGATCATCTCCGCTATTGTCGTGTTCTTCTACGCCGTATTGGGCGGCATGAAAGGGGTGACGTACACCCAGGTGGCTCAGTACGTTGTACTGATCCTTGCCTTCACCATTCCAGCGATCTATCTGTCGCTACAAATGACCGGACATTTCCTGCCGCAAGTAGGTTTTGTTGGTGAGTTTGGTAATTCAGGCACGCCTTTACTGCACAAACTTAACGAAGTGGTGCGTGATCTCGGCTTCCAAGATTACACTGCAGACGTAGAAAACAAGTGGAATATGTTCCTCTTTACCCTGACCTTGATGGTCGGTACTGCGGGCTTGCCACACGTGATTATTCGCTTCTTTACCGTTCCTAAAATCTCTGATGCACGCTGGTCTGCCGGTTGGGCGTTGGTGTTTATCGCTCTGTTCTACACTACTGCACCACCACTGGCGTCTATGGCGCGTTTGAACTTGCTAGAGTCGATTTACCCTGGTGAAGGCATCGAAGAAGCGATGGTCTATGAGGACCGCCCAGTATGGTTCGAAAAGTGGGAAACCACTGGCCTACTCACCTTTGAAGACAAAAACAACGATGGTCGTGTTCAGTACTACAACGATAAAAACACTCAGTATGCTGAAACCGTTGCTGTCGAGCGTGGCTGGGAAGGTAACGAGCTGACCATCAACAACGATATCTTGGTATTGGCACTACCTGAAATTGGTAATATGCCAGGCTGGATCATCGGTCTCATGGCGGCAGGTGGTATTGCTGCGGCACTGTCCACGGCATCAGGTTTGCTACTGGCAATCTCCTCTGCGGTGAGTCATGACTTAATTAAAAACACCCTGTTTCCACAAATATCTGATAAAGCAGAAATGCTAGCGGCACGGATATCAATGGTGGGGGCTATCGTCATTGCAACATGGTTGGGGATTAATCCACCAGGGTTCGCCGCGCAAACGGTGGCCTTAGCGTTCGGAATGGCGGCCTCGTCCATCTTCCCAGCGCTGATCATGGGTATCTTCTTCAAGCGAATTAACGCCAAAGGCGCTGTAGCGGGTATGAGTACTGGTGCGCTATTTACCATTAGTTATATCTTTATGTACCTTGGCTGGTTCTTTATTCCGGGCACAAACAACTTCCCGAACACGCCAGAGTTCTGGATTATGGGTATCTCCCCATTATCAATCGGTTGTATCGGTGCGCTGATTAACTTTATTGTTGCAATCTCTGTATCCTATGCAACAGAAGAGCCTTCCGAAGAACTACAGAAAATGGTGGAAAGCGTCCGTTACCCGTAA
- the ruvC gene encoding crossover junction endodeoxyribonuclease RuvC: MTLIIGIDPGSRITGYGVIRDTGRGCEYVASGCIRTGKGELAERLNAVFAGVSEIIQTYQPITMGIEQVFMARNADSALKLGQARGVAIVAATQAGLPVSEYSATQVKSAIVGSGRAAKEQVQLMVMHLLKLSKKPQIDASDALAIALCHAHHQQTLLPHGLSAAKLRGGRLAL, translated from the coding sequence ATGACGCTTATTATAGGCATTGACCCCGGCTCTAGAATCACCGGCTATGGGGTCATTCGTGATACCGGACGCGGCTGTGAGTATGTCGCCTCTGGTTGTATTCGTACCGGTAAGGGCGAGCTGGCTGAGCGTTTAAACGCTGTGTTTGCTGGAGTCAGTGAAATTATTCAAACCTATCAGCCGATCACCATGGGTATTGAGCAGGTGTTTATGGCGCGCAATGCCGATTCTGCTCTTAAACTCGGACAGGCGCGCGGTGTTGCTATTGTGGCGGCTACTCAAGCGGGTTTGCCTGTCTCCGAATACAGCGCCACACAAGTGAAATCAGCGATTGTCGGCAGTGGTCGCGCAGCCAAAGAACAGGTGCAGTTGATGGTGATGCATTTGTTAAAGCTAAGCAAAAAACCGCAAATTGATGCCTCCGATGCTTTGGCGATTGCTTTATGCCATGCACACCATCAGCAAACACTGTTGCCTCATGGCTTGTCAGCGGCCAAACTGCGTGGTGGTCGATTGGCGCTGTAA